A DNA window from Mus pahari chromosome 13, PAHARI_EIJ_v1.1, whole genome shotgun sequence contains the following coding sequences:
- the Thap6 gene encoding THAP domain-containing protein 6 isoform X2 — MVKCCSAIGCASRCLPNSKLKGLTFHVFPTDENIKRKWVLAMKRLDVNTASIWEPKKGDVLCSRHFKKTDFDRSTPNTKLKAGAIPSVFESPYHLQEKREKLHCRKNFILKTLPVTHHGHQLVGASCIEEFQPQFIFEHSYSVMDSPKKLKHKLDHVIIELENTKESLRNVLDREKHFQKSLKKTIMELKDESLISQETANRLGAFCWECCHESPA; from the exons ATGGTGAAATGTTGCTCGGCCATTGGATGTGCTTCTCGCTGTTTGCCAAATTCCAAGTTAAAAGGACTGACATTTCATGT ATTCCCCACAGatgaaaacatcaaaagaaagtgggtattagccatgAAAAGACTAGATGTGAATACTGCAAGCATTTGGGAGCCTAAAAAAGGAGATGTTCTGTGTTCAAGGCACTTCAAGAAGACAGACTTTGACAGAAGCACTCCAAACACTAAGCTGAAAGCAGGAGCCATCCCTTCTGTCTTTGAATCTCCATATCACTTACAG gagaaaagagaaaaacttcaTTGTAGAAAAAACTTCATTCTCAAAACCCTTCCTGTCACCCACCATGGCCACCAGCTTGTTGGTGCCTCCTGCATTGAAGAATTCCAACCCCAGTTCATTTTT GAACATAGCTACAGTGTTATGGACAGCCCAAAGAAGCTTAAGCATAAGCTAGACCATGTGATCATCGAGCTGGAGAATACCAAGGAAAGCCTACGGAATGTTTTGGACCGAGAAAAACACTTTCAAAAGTCACTGAAGAAGACAATCATGGAACTAAAGGATGAAAGTCTGATCAGCCAGGAAACAGCCAATAGGCTGGGTGCTTTCTGTTGGGAGTGCTGTCATGAAAGCCCAGCATGA